ACCAACACACCCTGGCATGAACGGCACTGCTATGTTCTGCCCGAGACGATGAACGAGCACAGGCGGCCATGGAAACGCTATCGCTTCCCGAAGACCTTCCATGTTTCCCCTTTCATCGAGATGGATGTGGACTATGACTGGCGTTTCCTCGAACCGGGTGAGCGTATTCAGATCCATATGGAGGACTACGTCGGGGACGGCAAGGTTTTCGATGCGACTCTGAGCCTGCGGCGAAGGCCCATCACCAGTGGAGGTTTGACGCGGCTGTTGGTGCGGTACCCATTTATGACGGTCCAGGTTGCGGCCAAGATTCACTGGCAGGCCCTGCGATTGTGGCGCAAGGGTGCGCCCTTTTACGTGCATCCAAGGAAACGACAGGCCTCAGAGGAGGCAACGCATGACTGAGAAGATCGCTCCCGTCGCGGAACGTTCCCGATCATCGAACCGGCCCTGCGCGACAGACCGTTGGCTGCGGGGGATCGTCCTGGGGCGACTGGAAGCGCTCGCTTGGGGCAGGATTACGATTGTCGAAGACACGTGGAGGCATGCCTACGGCGATCGTTCGGATGATGATGCACCACAGGTCACCGTCACTGTGCGAAGCTCACGCTTCTATAGTACGTTGGCCCTCGGAGGCAGCGTTGGTGCCGCCGAAGCGTACATGATCGGCGACTGGTCCTGTGACGACCTGCCCGGTCTCGTCCGGATTCTGGTGCGCAATGCCTCGGTGATGTTTGGGGTGGAAGGCGGCATCGCGCGGCTCTCCGAACCATTGCTGCGTTCCTTTCATTGGCTGCGGCGCAATACCCGCACGGGCAGCCGGGCGAACATCCACGCGCACTACGATCTCGGAAACGATTTCTATTCGCTGTTTCTCGACGAGACCATGACGTATTCCTGTGGCATCTTCGAGAGCCCTTCCAGCACGCTGGCGGAGGCCTCGATCGAGAAATACGACCGCATCTGTCGTAAGCTCCATTTGAATCCGGCCGATCACGTGATCGAGATCGGCTGCGGGTGGGGCGGCTTTGCCATCCATGCCGCCGGGCAATATGGCTGCCGGGTCACAGGCACGACCATCTCGCAACAGCAGTACGATTGGGCTACCAGACGTGTCGAAGAGCTGGGGCTTGCCGACCGTGTCCAAATCCTCTACCAGGACTACCGTGATCTGGATGGCGTCTACGACAAGCTCGTCAGCATCGAAATGATCGAGGCCGTAGGGCATCAGTATCTTGGCCGGTTTCTCCTGTGCTGCAGCAAGCTCCTCAAGCCGGACGGCCTCATGGGGTTGCAGGCCATCACAATTCTGGACCAGCAGTATGCCCAGCACACTCGTACAGTGGACTTCATCAAGCGGTACATCTTCCCCGGCAGTTGCCTCGTCTCCGTAACGGCCCTTTGTCAGGCGGCTACCCGCGACACCGATCTGCGGGCGGTCCACCTGGAAGACATCACCTGCCAGTACGCCGAGACGCTGCGGCGGTGGCGCAAGGCGTTCTTCGAGCGGCTCGACAAGGTGAAATCGCTCGGCTTCGACGATGCCTTCGTCCGCATGTGGGAGTTCTACCTCGCCTATTGCGAGGGAGCATTCGAGGAACGCTACATCGGCGACGTGCAGATGGTCTTCGCCAAGCCGCTCTACCGCCGGCCGGGACCCTGCATCGCCCCGCGAATAGAATCGCAAGGCGAGGGGGTGCGGGCATCGTGAAGACGCTCGTTTACGTTCTGGGTGAGACGTTGGGATGGTTCGCCTGCGTTCTCGGCGCCGCCGGCAATCGGCACTGGCTGGGTGTGGTGGTGGTAGGGGGGTTGCTGACGCTGCATCTGGGCACGCACGGCGAGCGGGCTGTACGCCGCATCGTTGCTTTGTCGCTGATCGCGATCCTTCTCGGTTTCTGCCTCGATTCGCTTCTGATCCTTGGCGGTGTATACGAACCGGTTCGGTGGATCGTCCCGCCGCCGTTCACAACCGTCTGGCTTCTGGCCTTGTGGGTCAATTTCTCACTGATCGTGGATGTGCCGTTACGCCGACTTCAGAGCCATCTGGCGGTTGCTGCGGCGCTGGGCGGGCTCTTCGGTCCGATTGCCTACCTGGCCGGCCAGCGATTGGGAGCGCTCCGGCTTGCCGAACCGGCTGTGTACTCGCTCGCCGCCCTGGCTGTC
The DNA window shown above is from Anaerobaca lacustris and carries:
- a CDS encoding cyclopropane-fatty-acyl-phospholipid synthase family protein, translated to MTEKIAPVAERSRSSNRPCATDRWLRGIVLGRLEALAWGRITIVEDTWRHAYGDRSDDDAPQVTVTVRSSRFYSTLALGGSVGAAEAYMIGDWSCDDLPGLVRILVRNASVMFGVEGGIARLSEPLLRSFHWLRRNTRTGSRANIHAHYDLGNDFYSLFLDETMTYSCGIFESPSSTLAEASIEKYDRICRKLHLNPADHVIEIGCGWGGFAIHAAGQYGCRVTGTTISQQQYDWATRRVEELGLADRVQILYQDYRDLDGVYDKLVSIEMIEAVGHQYLGRFLLCCSKLLKPDGLMGLQAITILDQQYAQHTRTVDFIKRYIFPGSCLVSVTALCQAATRDTDLRAVHLEDITCQYAETLRRWRKAFFERLDKVKSLGFDDAFVRMWEFYLAYCEGAFEERYIGDVQMVFAKPLYRRPGPCIAPRIESQGEGVRAS
- a CDS encoding DUF2878 domain-containing protein; the encoded protein is MKTLVYVLGETLGWFACVLGAAGNRHWLGVVVVGGLLTLHLGTHGERAVRRIVALSLIAILLGFCLDSLLILGGVYEPVRWIVPPPFTTVWLLALWVNFSLIVDVPLRRLQSHLAVAAALGGLFGPIAYLAGQRLGALRLAEPAVYSLAALAVAWAVGMAVLMLAARHLPSFGSSRTVPGR